A region of the Pseudarthrobacter phenanthrenivorans Sphe3 genome:
TGGAAGTGGAGGCGCAGCGCTCCCCCACGTCCAGCTGGTCCGGATTCATGCCCAGGCACATCGAGCAGCCGGCGAAGCGCCACTCCGCGCCGAAGTCCTTGAAGACCTTGTCCAGGCCCTCAGCCTCGGCCTCAAGCCGCACGCGTGCCGAGCCCGGCACCACCAGCATCCGGACGTTCGGGTCCTTCTGCCGGCCGCGGATGATGTCCGCTGCGGCACGGAGGTCCTCCATCCGGGAGTTGGTGCAGGAACCCAGGAAGACGGTGTCCACCCGGATGTCCTTCATGGGCGTACCGGCTTCGAGGCCCATGTACTGCAGGGCCCGTTCCGCGGCGGCCTTGGCGTTTTCGTCGCCGAAGTCCTCGGGGGACGGGACGGACTGGGACAGTGAGACGCCCTGGCCGGGATTCGTGCCCCAGGTGACGAACGGCTCCAGCGTGTTGGCATCGAGGTCCACCTGCACGTCGAAGGTCGCGTCGTCGTCGGTACGCAGGGTGTTCCAGTACTCGACGGCGGCGTCCCAGTCAGCGCCCTGCGGGGCGTGCGGACGGCCCTTCATGTAGGCGTAGGTGGTTTCGTCGGGTGCCACCATGCCGGCGCGGGCGCCGGCCTCGATGGACATGTTGCAGATGGTCATGCGGGCGTCCATGGACAGGGCGCGGATGGCCGAGCCGCGGTACTCCAGGACGTAGCCCTGGCCGCCGCCGGTGCCGATCTTGGCGATCACGGCGAGGATGATGTCCTTGGCTGTCACTCCCGGGCGGAGCGTGCCCTCAACATTGATGGCCATGGTCTTGAACGGCTTCAGCGACAGGGTCTGGGTGGCCATCACGTGCTCCACCTCGGAGGTTCCGATGCCCATGGCCAGGGCGCCGAAGGCACCGTGGGTAGAGGTGTGCGAGTCGCCGCAGACAACGGTCATGCCCGGCTGGGTGAGGCCCAGCTGCGGGCCGACCACGTGGACGATGCCCTGTTCGGCATCGCCCAGGCTGTGCAGCCGGACGCCGAATTCGGCGCAGTTGTTCCGCAGGGTCTGGATCTGGGTGCGGCTGGTCAGGTCGGCGATAGGCTTGTCGATGTCCAGCGTAGGAGTGTTGTGGTCCTCGGTGGCGATGGTCAGGTCCGGGCGGCGCAGCTTCCTGCCGGCCAGCCGCAGGCCCTCGAAGGCCTGCGGGGACGTGACCTCGTGGACCAGGTGAAGGTCGATGAAAAGAAGGTCGGGCTGGGCATTGGCTCCTTCGCCGTCGCCTTTGCGCACCACATGTGCGTCCCAGACTTTCTCGGCCAATGTCTTTGCCATGGCCATCTCCCTTCACTGCTGTTTGGCTGATGGTTCCACTGAACCAGTACGGCTCTGCACTGCGCCAGCCGAAAGATTTGCATCTCAGATATTGAGACGGCAATATCATTACATGGACAATTCTAGTGGAGTCGGTGTCATTGATAAAGCGGCCCAGGTACTGGACGCGCTCGAGGCCGGGCCCACCACGCTGGCCCAGCTTGTGGCGGCCACCGGCCTCGCCCGGCCCACTGTCCACCGCCTTGCCCTTGCCCTGGTCCATCACCGGCTCGTGAGCCGTGACATCCAGGGCCGTTTTGTGCTGGGAAGCCGCCTGGTTGAGCTGGCATCGGCTGCCGGCGAGGACCGGCTGATCGCTTCTGCCGGCCCTGTGCTGATGCAGTTGCGCGATGCGACCGGCGAAAGCGCCCAGATTTTCCGCCGCCAGGGCGACTGGCGCGTCTGCGTGGCGTCCGCCGAACGGCCTATCGGCTTGCGGGACACCATTCCGGTAGGAACGCAGCTGTCCATGAAGGCTGGCTCTGCAGCCCAGGTGCTGCTCGCCTGGGAGGACCATGACCGCCTGCTCGAGGGGCTGCAGTCCGCACGCTTCACGCCCACCGTCCTGGCGGGCGTACGACGGCGGGGCTGGGGCCAGAGCCTCGGCGAACGTGAGCCGGGGGTTGCGTCCGTTTCGGCTCCTGTGCGGGGACCTTCCGGACGCGTCATTGCCGCCGTATCAATTTCCGGACCAATCGAGCGGCTCACCCGCCAGCCCGGCAGGCTGCACGCCGAAGTGGTCTGCAACGCGGGCCGGGTACTCACCGAGGCCCTGCGCAAGAACAACGACTGAGGCCGGACGATCGGCTGCCCCTCCCCCGGTGCTGCCGGCGCTAGGATTTTCGCCATGGGCAGCTACGCAGTATTTCTCCGGGGCATCAACGTCGGCGGCATCAACATCAGGATGGCGGAGCTCCGGGAGGCCTTGGAGAACTGCGGCTTTGCGGATGCCAGGACCCTTCTGGCCAGCGGGAACGTCGTGCTGACCAGCGCCCTGGATGCAGCCGCCGTGAAGCGGGAATGCGAAAAGTGCCTCCGGCAAGCGTTCGGTTACGACGCGTGGGTGGTGGTCCTTGAGGCTGCCCGGGTGGCAGAACTGGTCTCGGCCTGCCCGTACCCGGACGATGACAAAACCACCCACACCTACATCACCCTGGCTTCCGACACCGCAATGCTCGACGAACTCGAGGCCACGGGCGCGGCACTGGCAGGTGTGGAGCTGACGCGGCTGGGCCCCGAGGCGCTGGCCTGGCTGGCACCTGCCGGCGGAACCTTGGACAGCCCCTTCAGCAAAGCCTCAGCCAAACCGAGGTTCAAGGCCTCCACCACCACACGCAACCTGCGGACCCTGGTCAAGGTCAGGGACGCAGCCGCAGCCTAGTCATGTCCCGCCCGCGCGGTCCGCAGCGCGGCACTAAAGGCGGCCAGTCTGCTGACCTCCACCTCCACCGGTTCCACTACCAGTTCCTCCGCCACATCGGCGACAGCCGCGTTGAGCCTTTTCCGCGCCCTCGCCGAGCGGGCACCGGCAGCGGCAGCAGCGATGAACCGTCCCGTGATGGCCAGGAAAATCCCCAGCACCACCCCTGATGCGATCAGCAGCGTGGGAACGGGCCACCCCTCCACCCGGGGGACCTCCGGCACCGGCATCTGGAAATAGCCGAGGCCGGCCAGGAACCCGAGCCATCCCAGTCCGACGACGGCAGCCAGCAGCGCCAACCATTGCACAGCATTGAAGACTCCCCACCACCAGGACTTCCGGTTTGCTGCGAGGTCGGTTCCGGCGATGGCCTGGTCCAGGGCGTCGGGCAACCGGTCCCTGCCCTCACGCGCTGCGCCGCGGATGGCAGCACGCCAGGGACCGGGGGCACCGGCGCTGGCGGCATCGGCGAATTCCCGTACAGCGGCGTCGGTACGCGCCCGTTCCGGCGCCCCCGCAGGCGGCAGGGATGTCCTGTTCAGCTCCGATGGCGCCGCGCTGCGCAGGTTGAGCCGGCGCAAGGGATCAGCCCGGAACCGGGACAGCCACCGGGTCACCGGCCACCCGGTGCGCCGGACTGACTCGAGCCGGTAGGACTGCCCCACTGCCCGGACCACCACCGGAACGTTGGCAGCCACGGCCAGTTCATCCGCCAGGCGGGTTTTTGCCCCCGGCCGCACGCCGGCCGCGGCACCTTCGCCGGAGACGGCGCCGAGGTCGGCTGATGCTTTCGTGATATCCGCGGCAAGCCGCTGCGACTGGGCTTTGCGCTTGACCGCCACGCCGCGGATCGCCGCCCGGACCTGGTCAATGCCTGCCCCGGTCAGGGCGGAGGCTGCGAGCACCTGGACCTTGGCGAGACCATCACGGGCCAGGATGGACCGGAGGGATTCCAGCACCGGCTGCACATCCCGCTCCGGCAGCCGGTCCACCTGGTTCAGCACCACCAGGGTCACGGCGCCGTGCGACGCCAGGCGTGACAGGAAGTCGTTGTGCACTGCCGCATCCGCGTACTTCTGGGGATCGAGCACCCACACCAGGACATCAACCAGCCCCACCATCCGTTCCACCACCTCACGGTTGGCTGCCTTGGTGGAATCGAAGTCGGGCAGGTCCAGGAGGATCAGTCCAGTGCCCTCATCGGCGAAACCCTCCACGGCGTCGGCGTGGTGCCGGTTGCGGACGTCCAGCCAGTCCAGCAGCGGCTCGCTGCCCTCGACTCCCCAGACCCCTGCCAAAGGTTCCGATGTAGTGGGACGCCGTGCTGCCGCCGTCGCGATTTCAGCGCCGCTGACCGCGTTGAACAGCGAGGACTTCCCGCTGCCGGTGGCCCCGAAGAACCCCACCACTGTGTGGTCCGCCGAAAGCGACCGGCGGGAACTGGCGCGTTCCAGGACGGTGAGGACCTCCTGGAGGGAGTCGTCGGGAAGGACGCCTTCGCCAAGCTCACGGGCATCGTTCAGGGCGGCAAGCCGGCGGTCCAGCCGGGACGATTCGCGGGTGTCGCTGTGCCTGCTCATGCGGCGTCCGCCAGCCGGAGCAGTGCGACGGCGTGGGCGGCAAGTTGTTCGGGTGCATCGTCGTCGCGTCCCGGAAGCCGGTCAAGGAATTTCCGCCGCTCGTCCTGCAACAGAAGCTGGCAGCGGGAATGCAGGTCCTCCCGGGCTTTTTCAGCCATGCGTCGGACGGCATCCTCGCCGAACACCGCCTCCAGCAGCCGCTGCCCCACTACGGCGGTTCCCCCGGCGACGCCCACCTCAAGGCCGGTCAGCCCGGCCGTCATGGAAAACACCACGATCATCAGCGCAGCGCCCAGTCCGTTGATGCCAAACGACAGCCAGCGGGCCTGGGTTCGTTTTCCCTGGCCCTCGGTGCGGATCAGCTCCATCAGCGCTTCCTGCCAGGCCCGGATTTCTGCCGCGGTCCGGTCCGCAAAGCCCGGGGTCGTGCCGGAGAGATCGTCCGTTCCCAGCAGGTGGCGTCCGGCAGGGTCAGTGCGCCAGCGCTGGTCGGTATCTTCGGCGGCGTTGGCCGCTTCATCGACGATGACCGCCTGCAGCCCTGTTTCTATCGCTGCCTCAACCCTCACCGCGGGCGCCGGCTCGCCCCGGAAGAACGCTCCCACCCGGTCGCGGAACCGGCCCACGTTCTGCTCGAGTGTCCGGAAGAACTCACCCGTGCCCACGAAGTCCTGCCAACGGGCCAGCACCTCGCCGCGCAGGAGCGCACCGTCCCTCGTCGCATCCAGGATGCGTTCGGCGGCGTCCCGGTAGGCCGCGACGGCGGCAGCTTCCAGGGCGTCCGCCGCCTGATGTTGCTCACGCGCTGCCATGGCTACGGCGGAGACCCGGCCGGCCAGGGCGCGCACAGTCCCGTTCAGCGTGCGGCGGGCAATGTCGGACCGTCCCGCAGCATCGGCGGCCAGTTCACCCAGCCACGCCTTCAGCGGCAGGACGGCATCGGCGGGCAGCATGCCCATGGGATCCAGGCTGGTTTCCGGGATGACGAAGAGCTGGGCAGAGCGCAGGCCTTCCCGGTCCAGGAGCCTGCGCAGGTCCTCGCTTACTTCCGCTTCGGCGCCGGCCGGCACACGGTCCAGGACCACCCCCACCATGATGTCCCGTGAGGCCGCGTCCAGGAGCAGTTTCCAGGGTACGGCGTCCGCGTAGCGGTTGGCGGTGGTCACAAAGATCCACAGGTCCGCGGCAGCCAGGAGCTGCGCAGCCAGTTTGCGGTTGTCATCGGAGATGGAGTCGACATCGGGGGCGTCCAGGACTGCGATTCCCGCGGGGACTCCCGGATCGGCCACGAGGACAAGGGAAGACATGGCAGTTGCGTCCGGCGCTGCTCCTGCCCGGCTCGCCGGGACCGCGCTGCTGCTGATCGAACCGCGGATCCTGCTCAGGCTGGGCAGGACGCGCTGTCCCTCGAACCAGTCCGCTTCCGAGGGGTGGTGCAGGAGGATGGGTTGCCGGGTGGTGGGGCGGATGGCCCCGGAACGCGTGACGGGGTGGCCCACTATCCCGTTTACCAGGGTTGATTTGCCCGCTCCGGTGGAACCTCCGACGACGGCAAGGAGCGGTGCGTCCAGGCTGCGGTACCGCGGGAGGATGTAGTCATCGAGCTGGGCCACTGCGCTGGCCGCCTCGCGGCGTGCCTGGTCCGCGTCGGGCAGGGCCAGGGGCAGGGTGGCGGCGGCCAGGTCACCGCGCACTTCTTCCAGCAGTGTTACGGCTGCCAGTGCCGCAGCACCACCGGAGGGCGTGCGTAGCGGACCCTGCAGGTCCTCGTGCTCGTTTGGGGAGGTCACAGGATCATCATGCCAGTTCAGGGCGGCCTGGGTGGGGTTCACCACAACACACCGTGCGGGCCCGAACGCAAAAATGGCCCCGGGCGTTTGCCCGGGACCATTTGCTTGGTGACCCCAGCGGGATTCGAACCCGCGTTACCGCCGTGAGAGGGCGGCGTACTAGGCCGCTATACGATGGGGCCGTGTACTTTGCCGTACTTCCTGCCGGCGTTTCCGCCGGTCAAGCTCAGTGATTGTTTCACACACTTCGCTCTGGTTTCAAATCGGCGAACCGGCTGAAACCGCCTGTTTTGAGTTCCAAAACCGGGACTCAAACCAGAGCTGGGATACCAGGACTCGAACCTAGAATGACGGTACCAGAAACCGTAGTGTTGCCAATTACACCATATCCCAATGATACTTTCGGGCCGGTTTTCAGGGCTTTTGCCCTGCTCCGTGCCCCTCAGCACGAGAAATTACTTTACCTGAGACTTTCTGCTCGCACAAATCGGGCCAGCCCACCCGCGGTCGTTCCGCCGGTCGCCTCACCGGCAGCTGCCCTGCGCCGCTTCTACGCTTTGCGGAACCACAGGAAAACGCTGATCGCATACGCCGGGACCAGGATGCCGGCAGGTGCGCCGAACACCACGTCATACGTGAGGTAGGAAACAAAGACCAGGATTGCAGCAGGACCATTGGCGAGGGCCAGCCATCGCTGCCACCTGAACGTCGAACCCGCGAATGCTGCAGCCGTGAGCGCGATCGCCACCCCCATCAGGGTGTAGGCGGCCGCGTCCACCATTTGCATGAAACTGCCCGGGCCGAAAACCAGGAGCTGGACTTCCTCTTCCCTCCCGCTCAAAGCCCGCGGATGCACCACGAACAGCCACGTTACGTACACAATCTCCGCAAGCGCGGCATAGATTGCGGCAAACAAAGTAGAGCTGTGCGTCCAGACCTTGGCTGCGGCCGAGCAGGAGTAGTGGATGCTGACAGTCAGCAGGACGAACGAGGGCGCGATCAGGGCCGAAGCACCGATCGGGACCCAGACGTCCCAAGGGGAGGAAAGCATGGGATCCAGGACCAGGCCAAGATCGAAAATAATGTAGGTGGCCGCGGTGGCCGCTGCCGACCACATCCCCAGGACACGGGCGCCGCGGGCAGGCCTTGTGTTCACCGGCGACAAGCGCGCATCAGGATTCTTTGAAAACCGTGTACTCCCCACGGCGCACCTCCCGGAGATCCTGCCTGCCCCGAGGTTACGGGGCGTGAGCCAACGGAAGCCAGAGTCCAAAGGCCCGCGGTGCGTCCAAGGACTTCGGCCTCTGGCCGGCGGTGCAGGTGATTGGGGACGCTTGCCGGGACAGCCCTGGCCGGGCAAAGGACCGACGGAAAGGACATGCGGTGGCAGACAAAGCACGGACAGTCATGGGCCTGCTGGGTGCGGCGGGGATCGCTGCCGGGGTCCGGGCGTGGCGCCACTGGCACCTGACGTGGGGCGCCACCCCTGATGAAGTGGCCCGCGCATTGCCGGGTGATGACCTGGTGAAGTCTCCGACATTCGACGCTACCCGGGCCATCACCATCGGAGCGCCGCCCGAACGGATCTGGCCCTGGCTCGCCCAGGTGGGGGTTCGGCGGGCAGGCTGGTACAGCTATGACCTGCTGGACAACCTGGGGCATCCCAGCGCCCGGCGAATCCGGCCCGAATGGCAGGACCTGGAACCGGGCGACGTGCTGGCGATGAGCCCGGACGGCAAACACGGGATCAACGTTTATTCACTGGACTACCCGCGCTCGATGGTCTGGGGCACACCCGGTGACACCACGTGGGCCTGGCAGCTCGACCCCCAACCGGACGGAACCACCCGGCTCCTTACGCGGATCCGTTCCCGCATCCGCTGGCAGCCCGCATCCATTGCTTTCTATGCACTGCTGGAGGTTGCCGACTTCTGGATGATCCGCAAAATGCTGACCGGCCTGCGTGAGCGGGCCGAACGGGACGGAACCGCAGCCTCCTAGGCGAGCAGCTCCGCCAGCGAGGACACGGCGTTGCCCTCAAATTCCGGCACCTGCTCCCCCGCCCGGTTAAGCCAGACGCCCAGGAGGCCGGCCGCCGTCGAGCCTTCCACGTCCAACAGCCGGTTGTCGCCGACGTACAGGGTCTCCGCCGGTTCTGTACCCAGGAGCCGCACCCCTTCCAGGTAGATGGCGGGTTCAGGTTTTGCCACGCCCATGGTGTCCGTTCCCACCAGCCTCCGGACGCGCTCCAGTCCCGCTCCGTCCAGCTTGGCACGCTGGTAATCATGCACGTTGTTGCTGACGGCGCCGTAGGGAATACCGGCCTGGTCCAGGACATCCAGCAGCGGCATGACATCCGGGAACGGCTTCACGTAGGCGGGTTGCTTCTCTATGTACGCCGTCAGCCACTGATGGGACTGCTCGCCTTCACCCAGCTCCACGCCGAAGTGGCCCAGCGCCGCGCGCCCCCTCAGCAACCGCTGTTCGTTGAACGTCAGTTCACCTGCAAGGTAGCGGTCGTAATAGTGCGTGGTTTCGTGTGT
Encoded here:
- the leuC gene encoding 3-isopropylmalate dehydratase large subunit; the protein is MAKTLAEKVWDAHVVRKGDGEGANAQPDLLFIDLHLVHEVTSPQAFEGLRLAGRKLRRPDLTIATEDHNTPTLDIDKPIADLTSRTQIQTLRNNCAEFGVRLHSLGDAEQGIVHVVGPQLGLTQPGMTVVCGDSHTSTHGAFGALAMGIGTSEVEHVMATQTLSLKPFKTMAINVEGTLRPGVTAKDIILAVIAKIGTGGGQGYVLEYRGSAIRALSMDARMTICNMSIEAGARAGMVAPDETTYAYMKGRPHAPQGADWDAAVEYWNTLRTDDDATFDVQVDLDANTLEPFVTWGTNPGQGVSLSQSVPSPEDFGDENAKAAAERALQYMGLEAGTPMKDIRVDTVFLGSCTNSRMEDLRAAADIIRGRQKDPNVRMLVVPGSARVRLEAEAEGLDKVFKDFGAEWRFAGCSMCLGMNPDQLDVGERCASTSNRNFEGRQGKGGRTHLVSPVVAAATAIRGTLSSPSDLDPAPESAAIRTNAA
- a CDS encoding IclR family transcriptional regulator, which gives rise to MDNSSGVGVIDKAAQVLDALEAGPTTLAQLVAATGLARPTVHRLALALVHHRLVSRDIQGRFVLGSRLVELASAAGEDRLIASAGPVLMQLRDATGESAQIFRRQGDWRVCVASAERPIGLRDTIPVGTQLSMKAGSAAQVLLAWEDHDRLLEGLQSARFTPTVLAGVRRRGWGQSLGEREPGVASVSAPVRGPSGRVIAAVSISGPIERLTRQPGRLHAEVVCNAGRVLTEALRKNND
- a CDS encoding DUF1697 domain-containing protein, with product MGSYAVFLRGINVGGINIRMAELREALENCGFADARTLLASGNVVLTSALDAAAVKRECEKCLRQAFGYDAWVVVLEAARVAELVSACPYPDDDKTTHTYITLASDTAMLDELEATGAALAGVELTRLGPEALAWLAPAGGTLDSPFSKASAKPRFKASTTTRNLRTLVKVRDAAAA
- a CDS encoding GTPase — encoded protein: MSRHSDTRESSRLDRRLAALNDARELGEGVLPDDSLQEVLTVLERASSRRSLSADHTVVGFFGATGSGKSSLFNAVSGAEIATAAARRPTTSEPLAGVWGVEGSEPLLDWLDVRNRHHADAVEGFADEGTGLILLDLPDFDSTKAANREVVERMVGLVDVLVWVLDPQKYADAAVHNDFLSRLASHGAVTLVVLNQVDRLPERDVQPVLESLRSILARDGLAKVQVLAASALTGAGIDQVRAAIRGVAVKRKAQSQRLAADITKASADLGAVSGEGAAAGVRPGAKTRLADELAVAANVPVVVRAVGQSYRLESVRRTGWPVTRWLSRFRADPLRRLNLRSAAPSELNRTSLPPAGAPERARTDAAVREFADAASAGAPGPWRAAIRGAAREGRDRLPDALDQAIAGTDLAANRKSWWWGVFNAVQWLALLAAVVGLGWLGFLAGLGYFQMPVPEVPRVEGWPVPTLLIASGVVLGIFLAITGRFIAAAAAGARSARARKRLNAAVADVAEELVVEPVEVEVSRLAAFSAALRTARAGHD
- a CDS encoding dynamin family protein translates to MVNPTQAALNWHDDPVTSPNEHEDLQGPLRTPSGGAAALAAVTLLEEVRGDLAAATLPLALPDADQARREAASAVAQLDDYILPRYRSLDAPLLAVVGGSTGAGKSTLVNGIVGHPVTRSGAIRPTTRQPILLHHPSEADWFEGQRVLPSLSRIRGSISSSAVPASRAGAAPDATAMSSLVLVADPGVPAGIAVLDAPDVDSISDDNRKLAAQLLAAADLWIFVTTANRYADAVPWKLLLDAASRDIMVGVVLDRVPAGAEAEVSEDLRRLLDREGLRSAQLFVIPETSLDPMGMLPADAVLPLKAWLGELAADAAGRSDIARRTLNGTVRALAGRVSAVAMAAREQHQAADALEAAAVAAYRDAAERILDATRDGALLRGEVLARWQDFVGTGEFFRTLEQNVGRFRDRVGAFFRGEPAPAVRVEAAIETGLQAVIVDEAANAAEDTDQRWRTDPAGRHLLGTDDLSGTTPGFADRTAAEIRAWQEALMELIRTEGQGKRTQARWLSFGINGLGAALMIVVFSMTAGLTGLEVGVAGGTAVVGQRLLEAVFGEDAVRRMAEKAREDLHSRCQLLLQDERRKFLDRLPGRDDDAPEQLAAHAVALLRLADAA
- a CDS encoding HAD family hydrolase, whose amino-acid sequence is MSAPSAARTGILATPFGTVRGILFDIDDTLVDLELSMTTALREVSEHLLPGLDQAGWERFGRIFTHETTHYYDRYLAGELTFNEQRLLRGRAALGHFGVELGEGEQSHQWLTAYIEKQPAYVKPFPDVMPLLDVLDQAGIPYGAVSNNVHDYQRAKLDGAGLERVRRLVGTDTMGVAKPEPAIYLEGVRLLGTEPAETLYVGDNRLLDVEGSTAAGLLGVWLNRAGEQVPEFEGNAVSSLAELLA